A portion of the Lolium rigidum isolate FL_2022 chromosome 1, APGP_CSIRO_Lrig_0.1, whole genome shotgun sequence genome contains these proteins:
- the LOC124660833 gene encoding protein HIGH CHLOROPHYLL FLUORESCENCE PHENOTYPE 244, chloroplastic-like → MATSTSPAAALPSRLATPGRRAPLSWAIARARPLPHPAARAVSSRCRLAVTCNAQAISIGQGTPVRPTSVLVVGATGTLGRQVVRRALDEGYDVRCLVRPRPAPADFLRDWGATVVNADLSKPETIPATLVGVHTVIDCATGRPEEPIRTVDWEGKVALIQCAKAMGIQKYVFYSIHNCDKHPEVPLMEIKYCTEKFIQDTGLDYTIIRLCGFMQGLIGQYAVPILEEKSVWGTDAPTRIAYMDTQDVARLTFVALRNEKASKKLLTFAGPRSWTTQEVITLCERLAGQDANVTTVPVGVLRFTRQLTRFFQWTNDVADRLAFSEVLSSDTVFSAPMNETYELLGVEAKDILTLEKYLQDYFSNILKKLKGLKAQSKQSDIYF, encoded by the exons ATGGCGACGTCCACCAGCCCTGCTGCCGCGCTGCCCTCGCGGCTCGCCACCCCGGGCCGCCGCGCCCCGCTCTCCTGGGCCATCGCCCGCGCGCGGCCGCTCCCCCACCCGGCGGCCCGCGCCGTCTCGTCCCGCTGCAGGCTGGCGGTGACCTGCAACGCGCAGGCGATCAGCATTGGGCAGGGCACGCCCGTCAGGCCGACGAGCGTGCTGGTGGTCGGCGCCACGGGCACCCTGGGGCGGCAGGTGGTCAGGCGGGCGCTGGACGAGGGCTACGACGTCAGGTGCCTCGTCAGGCCCCGCCCCGCCCCCGCCGACTTCCTCCGGGACTGGGGCGCCACCGTGGTCAAT GCCGACCTCAGCAAGCCGGAGACGATACCCGCCACGCTGGTCGGCGTCCACACGGTGATTGACTGCGCGACGGGGCGGCCGGAAGAGCCCATTCGAACG GTAGACTGGGAAGGAAAGGTTGCTCTGATCCAGTGCGCCAAGGCGATGGGGATCCAGAAGTACGTGTTCTACTCCATCCACAACTGCGACAAGCACCCCGAGGTCCCCCTCATGGAGATCAAGTACTGCACCGAGAAGTTTATCCAGGATACCGGTCTCGATTACACCATCATCCGGCTCTGTGGTTTCATGCAG GGCCTCATTGGGCAGTATGCGGTGCCTATACTAGAAGAGAAGTCAGTTTGGGGAACTGATGCTCCGACTCGGATTGCGTACATGGATACCCAG GATGTTGCTCGCCTGACATTTGTTGCTCTGCGCAATGAGAAGGCCAGCAAAAAACTCCTAACATTTGCTGGACCACGATCTTGGACAACTCAGGAG GTTATTACATTATGCGAGAGACTGGCTGGGCAAGATGCCAATGTAACTACTGTCCCTGTTGGAGTGTTGAGATTTACTCGTCAATTAACACGGTTCTTCCAGTGGACAAATGATGTGGCTGACAGGCTCGCATTTTCAGAG GTGCTCTCCAGTGACACTGTTTTCTCAGCTCCAATGAATGAGACATACGAGCTTCTTGGGGTGGAGGCAAAGGATATCCTCACCTTAGAGAAATATTTGCAAGATTATTTCTCCAACATATTAAAGAAATTGAAAGGTCTCAAGGCACAGTCCAAGCAAAGTGACATTTACTTTTGA